A window of the Isosphaera pallida ATCC 43644 genome harbors these coding sequences:
- a CDS encoding M14 family zinc carboxypeptidase translates to MTAFLTTMIGLGLAGATATGFAWAGPRDEPPRSRPIPALPLAEIEADPAIPTLKAVVGHDHAQDMLDHADLVRYFEALHQAAPDRSRWVQYGESIEKRSLNYMVISSKANLERLDAIRRENLDLAEPRRVTAEQAQEIAQRNPAIVWLAFSVHGDETSPTDAAALAAYHLLADQSATTRQWLEKVVVILDPLQNPDGRMRFLAAYREHRGRFPQGEPLAWERGRRGVPGRLNHYGFDMNRDWFNQTQPESRAKVAAYLEWQPHLFVDVHEMGGESTYFFNPPMDPINPQVTAVQRGWWDRIGRVQADWFDRFGFSYTTREIFDDFFPGYGSSWPTLQGGLGILWEQAGVRGLIYDRFDQTRLTFPEAVSHHYVSVLATIEAVASDKVRLLTDFHKARSEAIELGKGPVAAFVVADAKRPIRLARFAAMLARNGIELQTLSQPVRIEAEGGEDAFEWPAGSLVVPVAQPAGRLVRALLDRDVPMDPEFVQRETERRKRGLSPRFYDLTAWNPAMTAGLTCRPVSQTQIADWSLKPLDPATIEPQAFRAMPAPPRAKVAYLIPPRDDAVTQALPLLLREGIRAHVVDQPFTLNGREFERGTIALKVAENDPDALYRTVLAVHEATGVEIVATDTGYVEKGAHLGGPEVKWIKPPKVAMAVDRPVSPFVGHTWFLFDEVWGWPTTRVSAADLTRLDLDRYDVVILGDAAGYSRDLGDSGVAQLKEWVARGGTLILVQGAAAWGAGKGVDLLASRVVRKPPLAELPDDETDTKQDDHQAADKPHDESESDSDLDKDQNQKEEQKTKTRTEREKPAKAKTIRPADDPDAIKAPAQPPDEVPGTFLRATVDPEHWSTFGLDPELEILYQGRLILTTPPKELGEAPVRFKTADELIAGGFAWPESVALMAETPYLSARALGKGHVLGFTHDPNFRACCPATQRLFFNLVFFGPAH, encoded by the coding sequence ATGACGGCGTTCCTGACCACCATGATCGGCCTGGGACTCGCCGGCGCGACCGCGACAGGATTCGCCTGGGCGGGTCCACGCGACGAGCCACCCCGAAGTCGTCCTATCCCCGCGCTGCCGTTGGCCGAGATCGAGGCCGATCCGGCTATTCCCACCCTCAAAGCAGTCGTCGGCCACGACCACGCCCAGGACATGCTGGACCACGCCGATCTGGTCCGCTACTTCGAGGCGCTTCATCAAGCCGCTCCCGATCGCTCCCGCTGGGTCCAATATGGCGAGTCGATCGAAAAACGCTCGCTCAACTATATGGTCATCAGCTCGAAGGCCAATTTGGAACGGCTCGACGCGATCCGCCGCGAGAACCTCGACCTGGCCGAGCCGCGCCGCGTCACTGCCGAGCAAGCGCAGGAGATCGCCCAGCGCAACCCGGCAATTGTCTGGTTAGCGTTTTCGGTTCATGGCGACGAGACCTCGCCCACCGACGCCGCGGCGCTGGCGGCCTACCACCTGCTGGCCGATCAAAGCGCCACCACCCGTCAATGGCTGGAGAAGGTGGTGGTGATCCTCGACCCGTTGCAAAACCCCGACGGGCGAATGCGGTTCCTGGCGGCCTACCGCGAGCACCGCGGACGGTTCCCCCAAGGCGAACCGCTGGCCTGGGAACGGGGACGCCGGGGCGTCCCCGGGCGTCTCAACCATTACGGCTTCGACATGAACCGCGACTGGTTCAACCAAACCCAGCCCGAAAGCCGGGCCAAGGTCGCCGCCTATCTGGAGTGGCAACCTCATCTCTTTGTGGATGTTCATGAAATGGGGGGCGAAAGCACCTATTTCTTCAACCCACCGATGGACCCGATCAATCCCCAGGTCACCGCCGTCCAGCGGGGTTGGTGGGACCGGATCGGTCGGGTTCAGGCCGATTGGTTCGACCGCTTCGGCTTCTCCTACACGACCCGCGAGATCTTTGACGACTTCTTCCCTGGCTATGGCTCAAGCTGGCCCACCCTGCAGGGTGGCCTGGGCATCCTCTGGGAACAGGCTGGAGTTCGCGGCCTGATCTACGACCGCTTTGACCAAACCCGCTTGACCTTTCCCGAAGCCGTCTCGCATCATTATGTGTCGGTTCTTGCGACCATCGAGGCCGTCGCCTCCGACAAGGTCCGGCTGCTGACCGACTTCCACAAGGCCCGCTCCGAGGCGATTGAACTGGGCAAGGGGCCGGTGGCGGCCTTCGTGGTGGCCGATGCCAAGCGGCCGATTCGTCTGGCCCGATTCGCCGCCATGCTCGCCCGCAACGGCATCGAACTCCAGACTCTCAGTCAGCCGGTTCGGATCGAAGCTGAGGGAGGGGAAGACGCGTTCGAGTGGCCCGCGGGCAGTCTAGTCGTGCCGGTCGCCCAACCGGCTGGACGCCTTGTGCGGGCGCTGCTGGACCGCGACGTGCCAATGGACCCCGAGTTTGTTCAACGCGAGACCGAACGGCGCAAACGGGGATTGTCGCCCCGGTTTTATGACTTGACCGCTTGGAACCCGGCGATGACCGCTGGTTTGACCTGTCGGCCGGTCTCCCAGACTCAGATCGCCGATTGGTCGCTCAAGCCGCTTGATCCAGCCACCATTGAACCCCAAGCGTTCCGGGCCATGCCGGCTCCGCCCCGGGCCAAGGTGGCCTACCTCATTCCGCCTCGGGACGACGCCGTGACCCAGGCGTTGCCTCTGCTGTTGCGCGAAGGGATTCGCGCCCATGTGGTCGATCAACCCTTCACCCTCAACGGGCGCGAATTCGAGCGCGGCACAATCGCGCTGAAGGTGGCCGAGAACGACCCCGACGCGCTTTATCGTACTGTGCTGGCGGTTCACGAAGCCACGGGCGTCGAGATCGTGGCCACCGACACCGGCTACGTCGAGAAGGGCGCGCATCTGGGTGGGCCGGAGGTCAAGTGGATCAAGCCGCCGAAGGTGGCAATGGCGGTGGATCGTCCAGTCAGTCCGTTCGTGGGCCACACCTGGTTTTTGTTCGACGAGGTTTGGGGCTGGCCCACCACGCGGGTCTCGGCCGCCGATTTGACCCGTCTTGATCTGGACCGCTACGACGTGGTGATTCTCGGCGACGCTGCAGGCTACTCCCGCGACCTAGGGGATTCCGGGGTCGCCCAGCTCAAGGAGTGGGTCGCGCGGGGTGGCACTCTGATCCTTGTCCAAGGAGCCGCCGCCTGGGGCGCGGGCAAGGGCGTCGATCTGTTGGCCAGTCGCGTCGTCCGCAAACCTCCCCTGGCTGAACTTCCAGACGACGAAACCGACACCAAGCAGGACGATCACCAGGCAGCAGATAAACCCCACGACGAGAGCGAATCGGATTCGGATTTGGACAAGGACCAAAACCAAAAGGAGGAGCAGAAAACCAAGACGCGGACAGAACGGGAGAAACCGGCCAAGGCGAAAACGATTCGGCCGGCAGACGACCCCGACGCGATCAAGGCCCCGGCCCAACCCCCTGACGAGGTGCCGGGCACCTTTTTGAGGGCCACGGTCGATCCCGAACACTGGTCCACCTTCGGACTGGACCCCGAACTGGAGATTCTCTATCAGGGGCGGTTGATTCTCACGACGCCGCCCAAGGAGTTGGGCGAGGCCCCGGTGCGGTTCAAGACTGCCGACGAACTGATCGCCGGCGGCTTCGCCTGGCCCGAATCGGTCGCCCTGATGGCAGAAACGCCCTACCTCAGTGCGCGAGCGTTAGGAAAAGGTCATGTGTTGGGTTTTACCCACGATCCTAACTTCCGTGCCTGCTGTCCGGCCACCCAGCGCCTCTTCTTCAACCTGGTCTTCTTCGGCCCAGCGCATTGA
- the tatC gene encoding twin-arginine translocase subunit TatC — protein MVTQEDLFAEEEQMVAMSFGDHLEELRVRLLLAIIGLFVGMIITLLPPLNLGMAIMRAMQEPAQSALQRHFARSAAERAQNADEMAARLEPMTAIIPADQLISQLRLIAPSLNLPDPSTLQGRSLEVALAYPESAFIKAVARTVEPRNALISLSPLETVTIFLMVCLVAGLVLASPWVFHQIWAFVAAGLYRHEKAYVKKFLPFSLGLFLAGVFLCFFVVLPLTLRVLLEFNVWLGVEPSLRLSDWMGFATLLPLVFGICFQTPLVMLFLARIGVFTAEQYRSKRKFAILIMVVVAALLTPDPTVTSQLLLAAPMICLYEVGIMLVERGQNPGRLASGGSSIGG, from the coding sequence ATGGTCACCCAAGAGGATTTGTTCGCCGAAGAGGAACAGATGGTCGCCATGAGTTTCGGCGACCACCTTGAAGAGTTGCGCGTTCGCCTGCTGCTGGCGATAATCGGCCTGTTCGTAGGGATGATCATCACCCTGCTACCGCCGCTCAATCTCGGCATGGCGATCATGCGCGCCATGCAGGAACCGGCTCAAAGCGCGTTGCAACGCCACTTCGCCCGCAGCGCCGCCGAACGCGCTCAAAACGCCGACGAAATGGCGGCGCGTCTGGAACCAATGACGGCGATCATCCCGGCCGATCAACTCATCTCCCAACTGCGTCTGATCGCTCCCTCGCTGAATTTGCCAGACCCCTCCACGTTGCAAGGGCGTTCCCTGGAAGTGGCGCTGGCCTATCCCGAGTCGGCCTTTATCAAAGCGGTTGCCCGCACGGTCGAACCCCGCAACGCGCTGATCTCGCTGTCGCCGCTGGAGACCGTCACCATCTTTTTAATGGTTTGCCTGGTGGCCGGCCTGGTGCTGGCTAGCCCCTGGGTCTTCCACCAAATTTGGGCGTTTGTCGCGGCTGGGTTGTATCGCCACGAAAAAGCCTATGTGAAAAAATTCCTCCCCTTCTCGCTGGGGCTGTTTCTCGCGGGGGTCTTTCTGTGCTTCTTCGTCGTGCTGCCGTTGACCCTGCGGGTGCTGCTCGAATTCAACGTTTGGTTAGGTGTGGAACCCAGTTTGCGTTTGAGCGACTGGATGGGGTTCGCCACTTTGCTGCCCCTGGTCTTCGGGATTTGCTTCCAAACTCCCCTCGTGATGCTCTTCTTAGCACGGATTGGAGTCTTTACGGCTGAGCAGTATCGTTCCAAACGCAAGTTCGCCATCCTAATCATGGTGGTCGTGGCGGCGCTGCTGACCCCGGATCCGACCGTGACCAGCCAACTGCTTTTGGCGGCCCCGATGATCTGCTTGTACGAGGTCGGCATCATGCTGGTCGAGCGGGGTCAGAACCCCGGCCGGCTGGCCTCGGGTGGTTCGTCGATTGGAGGCTGA
- the cobA gene encoding uroporphyrinogen-III C-methyltransferase, with the protein MSGSPCKKADAPVDSARPPVLVHLVGAGPGDPGLLTLKGAEALRNAEVVLYDHLAHPRLLDLAPPSAIRINAGKRVGHYAMQQEAIEAALIEHARAGRRVVRLKGGDPYVFGRGAEEAQALFAAGIPFAVVPGVTAGLGATSYAGLTATHRQFASAVAFVTGHEPPWASPLDWPILARFPGTLVIYMGSSHLEAIRDVLIAHGKPPETPAAAVQAGALPRQRVVQGRLADLPELFRAAGLGAPCLFVVGDVVGLREALAWYERLPLFGRRVVVTRPRADLAEASASLESLGAEAIAAPMVELGPVEPGPDRDRLDDALRRLAGGGFDWLVLTSANGVRFLVERLDQLGLDLRALGRVRLAAIGQATARTLGEYYLRPDIAPESARSEEFAQALRPQVAGCAVLLTRADRGRSLLPDQLAEVARVVENVWVYRHRDAEALPPGLAARLETAEVDWVTLTSPATARRFFELVPPTARVHLGRTIRLAAISPLTAQACRDLGCEVAAVAEPFTWDGLIQAIIAAERKATAPSD; encoded by the coding sequence ATGTCCGGTTCCCCTTGCAAGAAGGCGGACGCCCCGGTTGACTCGGCCCGCCCGCCGGTCTTGGTTCACCTGGTCGGGGCTGGGCCGGGTGATCCCGGTTTGTTGACCCTCAAAGGAGCCGAGGCGCTTCGCAACGCCGAGGTGGTGCTGTACGATCACCTGGCCCATCCCCGTTTGCTTGATCTGGCCCCCCCCTCCGCGATTCGGATCAACGCAGGTAAACGGGTGGGTCACTACGCGATGCAACAGGAGGCGATCGAGGCAGCCTTGATCGAACACGCCCGGGCCGGTCGGCGGGTGGTTCGTCTCAAAGGGGGGGATCCTTATGTGTTTGGACGTGGAGCCGAAGAGGCACAGGCGCTCTTCGCCGCGGGGATTCCGTTTGCAGTGGTGCCGGGAGTGACCGCGGGATTGGGGGCGACCTCCTACGCCGGTTTGACGGCGACCCATCGCCAATTTGCCTCGGCGGTGGCGTTCGTCACCGGTCACGAACCGCCCTGGGCCTCGCCGCTGGATTGGCCGATTCTGGCCCGCTTCCCTGGCACCCTGGTCATCTACATGGGGTCCAGCCACCTGGAAGCGATCCGCGACGTGCTGATCGCCCACGGCAAGCCGCCTGAAACCCCCGCCGCTGCCGTGCAGGCCGGCGCGCTGCCCCGGCAACGGGTGGTTCAGGGACGATTGGCCGACTTGCCCGAACTCTTTCGCGCCGCTGGTTTGGGCGCGCCGTGCCTGTTCGTGGTCGGCGACGTCGTGGGGTTGCGCGAGGCTCTGGCCTGGTACGAACGTCTGCCCCTGTTTGGGCGTCGCGTCGTGGTGACCCGTCCCCGCGCCGATCTCGCCGAGGCGTCGGCCTCGCTGGAGAGTCTGGGGGCCGAGGCGATCGCCGCGCCGATGGTCGAACTCGGCCCGGTCGAGCCTGGACCCGACCGCGACCGCCTCGATGACGCCCTAAGGCGCCTGGCCGGGGGTGGCTTCGATTGGCTGGTTCTTACCTCGGCTAACGGTGTGCGGTTCCTCGTCGAACGGCTCGACCAGTTGGGTCTGGACCTGCGGGCACTGGGGAGGGTTCGTCTGGCCGCGATCGGTCAGGCCACCGCCCGGACCCTCGGTGAATATTACCTTCGCCCCGACATCGCTCCTGAGTCGGCACGTTCTGAAGAGTTCGCCCAGGCGCTGCGGCCCCAAGTCGCCGGCTGCGCGGTGCTGCTGACCCGTGCCGACCGTGGGCGCTCGCTCCTGCCTGATCAGTTGGCCGAGGTCGCCCGCGTAGTCGAGAACGTGTGGGTCTATCGTCACCGCGATGCCGAGGCGTTGCCGCCCGGTCTGGCCGCGCGTTTGGAAACCGCCGAGGTGGATTGGGTGACGCTGACCAGTCCGGCCACCGCCCGCCGTTTTTTCGAGTTGGTTCCTCCGACGGCCCGCGTCCACCTGGGCCGGACGATCCGTCTGGCGGCGATCAGCCCTCTGACCGCTCAGGCGTGCCGCGACCTGGGCTGCGAGGTCGCCGCCGTTGCGGAGCCGTTTACTTGGGACGGTCTGATTCAGGCGATCATCGCCGCCGAGCGGAAGGCAACCGCGCCGTCCGACTAG
- a CDS encoding HAD family acid phosphatase codes for MIRLPVRWFAGRSFALLAFRVVALSGVFFAGLWWGSGGDRALQPRSLVAAVASSQKVPNGKPVAVVLDLDETVLDNSRFQAGLILADATFNDQRWAGWVRKHVEEIDLVPGARGFILTLAEKGVAIVYISNRPDDERAATEATLKRLGVAVHRPEDLLLQVEPGDKLARRQAVEARYDVIAWLGDSLTDFPGGFEHGLDLKTATAEQKERAQTRRKDLVRDHATRFGDDWFVLPNPVYGDWRRLVDPSHLERSLDLPSSDSEVAKWPTDPPPAQRQTPATDLTALLWVQRSGEYEAVCRQTYHLARLRIEQKLAQRGALLKAAR; via the coding sequence ATGATTCGTCTCCCGGTTCGATGGTTCGCCGGTCGTTCCTTCGCCTTATTGGCGTTCCGCGTCGTGGCGCTCTCGGGCGTGTTTTTCGCAGGTCTGTGGTGGGGGTCCGGCGGCGATCGCGCCCTTCAACCCCGCTCCCTCGTCGCGGCGGTCGCGTCTTCCCAGAAGGTTCCTAACGGCAAACCGGTGGCGGTGGTTCTCGACTTGGACGAAACCGTGCTCGACAACTCACGGTTTCAAGCCGGCCTGATCCTGGCCGACGCCACCTTCAACGATCAACGCTGGGCCGGCTGGGTCCGTAAGCATGTCGAGGAGATCGACTTGGTTCCCGGCGCTCGGGGGTTCATCCTGACGCTGGCCGAAAAGGGAGTGGCCATCGTTTATATCTCGAACCGTCCTGACGATGAGCGCGCTGCCACCGAGGCGACCCTGAAACGGCTGGGCGTGGCGGTCCATCGTCCCGAGGACCTGCTTTTACAGGTCGAACCCGGCGACAAGCTCGCCCGACGCCAAGCCGTCGAAGCACGTTACGACGTGATCGCCTGGCTGGGCGACTCGCTCACCGACTTTCCCGGCGGCTTCGAACACGGTCTGGACCTCAAAACCGCCACCGCAGAGCAAAAGGAGCGGGCACAAACGCGGCGCAAGGATCTGGTCCGGGATCACGCCACGCGGTTCGGCGACGACTGGTTCGTGCTGCCCAACCCGGTCTACGGCGACTGGCGCAGATTGGTTGATCCCAGCCATCTGGAGCGAAGTCTCGACCTCCCGTCCTCCGACTCCGAGGTGGCCAAGTGGCCCACCGACCCGCCGCCGGCCCAGCGGCAGACTCCGGCCACCGATCTCACGGCGTTGCTTTGGGTTCAACGGTCGGGCGAATATGAAGCGGTGTGCCGTCAAACCTACCACTTGGCGCGGTTGCGGATCGAACAAAAGCTGGCCCAGAGGGGGGCGTTGCTCAAAGCGGCCCGATGA
- a CDS encoding ABC transporter permease, translating into MTKILGILLALVLVTVATAWNTESFLTPYNVKNLLNWIGLFGVISLGAAFVIIGGGIDLSIGSVVGLSACLLPWLLVKQGLSPWVGIPLVLAACAAIGLLHGVLITFVKLQPFVVTLCGLLCYRGLARWFTDDKEMGFGQGFTGLRDLVKSSVNLPIGGTVYYIPTTFLLMVALALAAAFLLNLTVAGRHLKAVGRNEQAARYSGVITPRVVIFSYVICSTAAGLGGMLFALDLNSVQPAGFGNFYELYAIAAAVIGGCSLRGGEGSVLGVVAGVAIIRLLFNSINLMGFPSQLEFAVIGLVILAGVLADTALLKLAAWNRRRQERLRAARDGHP; encoded by the coding sequence ATGACCAAAATCCTCGGCATTCTGCTGGCTCTGGTGCTGGTGACGGTGGCCACCGCCTGGAACACCGAGAGTTTCCTAACGCCTTACAACGTGAAGAACCTGCTCAACTGGATCGGGTTGTTCGGGGTGATCAGCCTGGGGGCCGCATTTGTGATCATCGGCGGCGGCATCGACCTGTCGATCGGTTCGGTGGTCGGGCTGTCGGCCTGCCTGCTGCCCTGGCTCTTGGTCAAACAGGGACTCTCCCCCTGGGTGGGAATTCCCTTGGTGCTGGCGGCGTGTGCGGCGATTGGCCTGTTGCATGGCGTTTTGATCACGTTTGTGAAGTTGCAGCCATTTGTGGTGACCCTCTGCGGCCTGCTGTGTTACCGGGGCCTGGCCCGTTGGTTCACCGACGATAAGGAAATGGGGTTTGGCCAGGGCTTCACCGGCCTGCGCGACCTGGTGAAAAGCTCGGTGAATCTGCCGATCGGCGGGACCGTTTACTATATCCCCACCACCTTCCTGCTCATGGTGGCGCTGGCGCTGGCCGCGGCCTTTCTGCTCAACCTGACTGTCGCCGGACGCCACCTCAAAGCCGTGGGACGCAACGAACAGGCGGCCCGCTATAGCGGCGTCATCACCCCGCGCGTCGTGATCTTTTCCTATGTGATTTGCTCGACCGCGGCGGGTCTGGGTGGGATGCTCTTCGCGCTGGACCTCAACTCGGTGCAACCGGCCGGCTTCGGCAACTTTTACGAGCTTTACGCAATCGCCGCGGCGGTCATCGGGGGATGTAGCCTGCGAGGCGGCGAGGGATCGGTCCTGGGGGTGGTCGCCGGGGTGGCGATCATTCGCCTGCTCTTCAATTCAATCAACCTCATGGGCTTCCCCAGCCAACTGGAGTTCGCCGTGATTGGCCTGGTCATCCTCGCCGGGGTTCTGGCCGACACGGCCTTGCTCAAACTGGCCGCATGGAACCGACGACGCCAGGAACGCCTCCGCGCCGCCCGCGATGGTCACCCATGA
- a CDS encoding sugar ABC transporter ATP-binding protein: MIAPAPEGPKPAPPLQTAAKSSPTPDAPARTPLLVVEAVSKRFPGVVALDAVNLTVDAGEVVAVIGENGAGKSTLMKILAGVQTPDSGRILWQGQDVRLDSPRAALDRGIALIHQELNLCDNLDIAANLALGRERRGLLGTLNNAAMRAEAERVLKRVGLNLSPRTLVGDLSIAQKQLVEIAKALLIDARLLIMDEPTSSLSARETENLYRVIRELKTQGVAIVYISHRLGEVRELADRVVGLRDGRNAGNLARHEIDHERMVKLMVGRDVSRLYHRTRHKLGQPALVVRGLETTAHPGRPLEFAVRAGEIVGLAGLVGSGRTEVLLALFGIEPAVRGAIEIDGRRVLIGDPQDAIKAGLALVPEDRKQQGVILEMAVRANIGLAGLKRHQTSGGLLPRAWEKRQARAMIERLRIKTPDDRQPVGLLSGGNQQKVALGKWLTLNPKVLMLDEPTRGIDIGAKEEIYKLMEELAARGTAILFVSSEMEEALGVADRLLVMHEGRITGELAYDRQELTEERVMDLATGRIGVPPWMPDSPTPAIKPPPLSDVARSS; encoded by the coding sequence ATGATCGCACCCGCTCCGGAGGGGCCAAAGCCGGCTCCTCCGCTCCAAACGGCGGCCAAGTCCTCTCCCACCCCCGACGCCCCTGCCCGGACTCCCTTGTTGGTGGTGGAGGCGGTCTCCAAACGCTTCCCCGGCGTCGTGGCCCTCGACGCGGTCAACCTAACCGTCGATGCGGGCGAAGTGGTCGCGGTCATCGGCGAAAACGGCGCGGGTAAAAGCACGCTCATGAAAATCCTCGCCGGCGTCCAAACCCCCGACTCCGGACGCATCCTCTGGCAAGGGCAAGACGTTCGGCTCGACTCTCCCCGCGCAGCGCTCGATCGCGGCATCGCGTTGATTCATCAAGAGTTGAATCTTTGTGACAATCTCGACATTGCGGCCAACCTGGCCCTGGGTCGGGAACGCCGCGGCCTCCTAGGGACGCTGAACAACGCGGCGATGCGGGCCGAGGCCGAGCGTGTCCTCAAGCGGGTCGGCCTGAACCTCTCGCCGCGAACGTTGGTGGGCGACTTGTCGATCGCCCAAAAACAACTGGTCGAGATCGCCAAGGCGCTTTTGATCGACGCCCGCTTGCTCATCATGGACGAACCAACCTCTAGCCTTTCGGCCCGCGAGACCGAAAACCTATACCGGGTCATCCGCGAGTTGAAGACCCAAGGGGTGGCGATCGTCTATATCTCGCATCGTTTGGGCGAAGTGCGGGAACTGGCCGACCGGGTTGTGGGGTTGCGGGACGGACGCAACGCCGGCAATCTGGCGCGTCATGAGATCGATCACGAGCGGATGGTCAAACTAATGGTGGGCCGGGACGTGTCGCGGCTTTATCACCGGACCCGTCACAAACTGGGTCAGCCGGCGCTGGTGGTTCGGGGACTGGAGACCACGGCCCATCCTGGACGCCCGTTGGAGTTTGCGGTGCGGGCTGGCGAGATTGTCGGGCTGGCCGGCCTGGTCGGCTCGGGACGCACCGAGGTTCTGCTGGCGTTGTTCGGCATCGAGCCGGCGGTTCGGGGCGCGATCGAGATTGATGGGCGTCGCGTTCTGATTGGCGATCCTCAAGACGCGATCAAGGCGGGACTGGCCCTGGTGCCGGAGGACCGTAAACAACAAGGGGTCATTCTGGAGATGGCGGTGCGGGCCAACATCGGCCTGGCCGGTCTAAAACGCCACCAAACGTCCGGCGGCTTACTCCCCCGGGCTTGGGAGAAACGTCAGGCACGCGCCATGATTGAACGGCTGAGGATCAAAACCCCCGACGACCGCCAACCCGTCGGCTTGCTCTCCGGCGGTAATCAGCAGAAAGTCGCGCTGGGCAAATGGTTGACCCTCAACCCCAAGGTGCTGATGCTCGACGAACCGACCCGAGGCATCGACATCGGGGCCAAGGAGGAGATTTACAAACTCATGGAGGAACTCGCTGCGCGAGGGACTGCCATTTTATTCGTCAGCAGCGAGATGGAGGAGGCGCTGGGAGTAGCCGATCGCCTCTTGGTGATGCACGAGGGCCGAATCACTGGTGAACTCGCCTACGACCGTCAGGAACTCACTGAGGAGCGGGTAATGGATCTGGCCACTGGGCGAATCGGTGTTCCTCCCTGGATGCCCGATTCGCCCACCCCCGCGATCAAGCCTCCTCCGCTTAGTGACGTGGCTCGGTCGTCCTGA
- a CDS encoding sugar-binding protein translates to MAHVAPSPNTASTQPHAESVAGWSSRFAGVGRVALPAILSVILPLLGGTMGCGGGERVSSNLPKVAYVTNGIASFWNIAEVGAKDAGRDFGVEVSILMPPNGVADQQRMVQEALARGVKGVAISPIDPDNQGDLLKEIAANAKLVTQDSDAPNSPRLAYVGMDNYEAGRMCGRLVKEALPNGGDVMLFVGRLGQANARLRRQGVIDELLDRSPDPQRFDPPGQELKGERYTILDTRIDNFDFTQAKSLAQDALARYPNLGAMVGLFAYNPPKLLEAAREANRIGKVQIIAFDEDQDTLDGIAAGAIHGTIVQDPYRYGYESVRILAGLVKGDDSVLPEGGVLDIPARMIRRDQVEAFRNELTSKLERAKSAMAPAPDPLSTP, encoded by the coding sequence ATGGCTCACGTCGCACCCTCTCCAAACACCGCCTCCACCCAGCCCCACGCGGAAAGCGTTGCCGGTTGGTCATCCCGTTTCGCCGGTGTAGGCCGCGTCGCGCTCCCAGCGATTCTGAGCGTGATTCTGCCGCTTCTGGGAGGAACCATGGGTTGCGGGGGAGGTGAGCGAGTCTCCTCTAACCTGCCCAAGGTCGCTTACGTGACCAATGGCATCGCCTCGTTCTGGAACATCGCTGAGGTCGGAGCCAAAGACGCGGGGCGTGATTTTGGCGTCGAGGTCTCGATCCTCATGCCCCCTAACGGCGTGGCCGACCAGCAGCGCATGGTCCAGGAAGCCCTGGCTCGCGGGGTCAAAGGCGTGGCGATCTCCCCTATCGACCCCGACAACCAGGGTGACCTGCTTAAGGAAATCGCCGCCAACGCCAAGCTCGTCACCCAGGATTCCGACGCCCCCAACAGCCCCCGTCTGGCCTATGTCGGCATGGATAACTACGAAGCCGGCCGGATGTGCGGACGTCTGGTCAAAGAAGCCCTGCCCAACGGCGGCGACGTGATGCTGTTCGTGGGCCGTCTGGGTCAAGCCAACGCCCGGTTGCGACGCCAAGGCGTCATCGACGAACTGCTCGACCGCTCCCCCGACCCCCAACGCTTCGATCCCCCCGGCCAGGAACTCAAGGGTGAACGCTACACGATTCTGGACACCCGAATCGACAATTTTGACTTCACCCAGGCCAAGAGTTTGGCTCAGGACGCTTTGGCGCGGTATCCCAACCTCGGCGCAATGGTGGGGTTGTTCGCCTACAACCCACCCAAGCTGTTGGAGGCGGCCCGCGAGGCCAACCGGATCGGCAAGGTCCAGATCATCGCCTTTGACGAAGATCAGGACACCCTCGACGGTATCGCCGCCGGCGCGATCCACGGCACCATCGTGCAAGACCCCTACCGCTACGGCTACGAATCGGTTCGCATTCTGGCGGGACTCGTTAAGGGAGATGATTCGGTCCTTCCCGAAGGAGGCGTTCTGGACATCCCGGCCCGCATGATCCGTCGGGATCAGGTCGAGGCGTTCCGCAACGAATTGACATCGAAGCTCGAACGTGCCAAATCGGCAATGGCTCCGGCCCCCGACCCCCTCTCAACGCCATGA